The nucleotide window CCTGGAACATGGAAATACATGGAAGCCAGCGTCAGCGATGAAGAAAAGCATGCTGTGCCTAATGTACCAGAAAAGCTATTCAAGAACTCATCCTTACGTAAAAATAACTCCAGAGAAGCTGCCAAGAGCAGCTTCGTAGCTTCACGGGAATCTACCCACCTCGTACGTGTGGCTTCACTCTGCACACCTGGATGCAAAGCCCAGTTGTGCTAAGTGAGTGGTCTCAGTTCATCACCTCATTTGCCCATTCAGGCCTTTGACCCTTCAGCCCCACAGATGTCACGGCCTGCACCAGAAACCTGTGCAGAACCGAAATAATTTGGACGCAAGTTACATGAGAGAACATCTCCATTTCTAGCCACGGACATGTTCCCTCAGAAGAGAACTTTTTTCATTGCTTAGAAACAAGCATAATGCAAACGCTGTGAAGACGTCAGCCCAGCCTCAGAGAGTGCTCTGGTTCCGTACAGCAAATCCTGTACCGCAGACATAGCTTCCATATTGGTATCCTATGGTCAATCTTTGAAACCCCTTATTATTGCACTGAAGGTGTAGGGCAGTCTGCTCACACCACTGTTTATTGCACACTTCATTTGTTCTCTGGAGACTCTCCCACCTGAGACCTGTGTGGTGGGACACGCACTTCTTAACCCAGGTATAACCAGCTGTCCTGTAAATAGCAATGGCAGgattaaaaacccaaacatctaaaagctccttttaaaaatcattttgaaaaatagaaagtaaaaaaagatgAGAGTCTCCTGTCGCTATAGGTGTCAAATACCCTAAATCCTACGACACAATCAAGGCAGCTGGCCGTTCCTGGTTTTCAGAAATGGTGCTGCAACACTGGTTTTGAAATCGAGAGGGTGAGCCCATAACGCAAACACTTATTTCAACCTGATGCTCTCGATAATGATTTGAAGAAATATTCTCCTGAGAGGATAGAAAGCCTGTAATTTTATGCTTCATCATTGCTGGCCCTGTCTGGAAGAGCAGCTGCCATAATTCTGTTAGTGTTTCTGACATAACCCAACAGCTCTTCAAAAAAATTGTAGCTCCCAGAAATTCTTCATTTTAGACCACAGAATTACACTGAAGTTCAAGAACAGAATATTAATTCCGTATCTTCTAAGCCTTccaaaaaaattaacatttaaaaaacagccTACAGACAGCAATGTAGTTGACTATTTCGGCTCCTTAAGGACTGTTAAATGAACATACTTTCTTATAAATAACAAGTTGGTCACCAAGAGGGAAGTCAAGGAGTAAGGGAACATTACCCTTCCCTCTGAATTTTCTGTGTTCATTCAGTTGCATCATGATTTTCATGTCTGGTATTTCTcactttttaatttatataaacatgattatacaaatatttacatCAAGAAGGTACTGTGATACTGAAAGGGCAAAGGCTTTTTGTCCTGAGAACCTATTTACCCTACGCTCTAGCAGAGTCCCATGTGTAGAAACTCCCCTAGATCTGACATCTCAAATCAGTACTTATTTCCTTAATTTCACTTGGTCTCCTCTTTCAGTTATTTCATCCCGACAGTTCACATCCCTGATACACCCTGTAAAAATCCAGCATAAATTGCTGCAAGCTCTTTCAGTAGTACAAGCCCCACAACAACTACAATGGCCTCTCTCAGTAAATGCCTAAAAAAGAGAATCCCTAAATGCAGTTTGCTTGGCAATAGCAGGTATCAGGAGTCAGGTATCGGATGTCTGAGCTGCACCAAACACAGATGTTGGTACTGCAAGAATAGTCTGCGGGCTCAACTGCTGCTGAGATCCACGGAAGATGTCAGTTTTACTACCCACCAACCTCACGTTTGACAGAGGAATCACATACACAGTCCTCAGATAGCAAAACAATACCAGTAGAACATATTTCAAAGGCTGCATTTATTCTCCTGTAGTCTGGCATTGCAGCTGAAACCAAGAGCCACACAACCGTGTAGTCATGAAGATACCAGCCTTCATGACCTACCATGAAGCACTGCCCAAACTACAAGCAAAGACTCACTCCTCCTAACTCACTGCTTAttcctctgcctctttttttttcaagaggtGTTTCACTGAAAAGCATCAACATTTAGAGATCATACCTTCATGAAGAACCATCTAGCAAGATGAACTGCCCCAAATCAAGGACATTCTTTGACACGTCATTTCCAAATCCTACTAGTCAGAAAAAAGCCATTGCTTAAGTCAGTATTAGAGCTCCTCCCTAGACTCCATTATTCATAAAATACCAGGTTTCCAACAGAGCAGATTTTAAACAGTAAGCCTTTGGTTATTATTGCCTTAAAATAAATCTTCTAAAACATGTTTAACAAGCATTTTTCTACTCTCCAGCGATACTTGAAAGTGCTTGGGCCTGTGAAAGAATATGCAAACTCAGATGCAGAAATCCTTAGTTTCAAGCAATAGCTTGTGTGCTCGTTTGAGGCTAAAGAGGGGCCATGACAAATTTAGGAATCAAAACCTTTCCATGTGTGAGAGCCACTCCATTTTTCCATTCCCTACCCATCGTCCCTATAAAAGGACCTATCTGCAGGCTTGctcttttcagctttattgagCATGTTACCAGAAAACTTTTATATGGACCTGAGAAGCAGATAGGCATGTGAATTCTGCCCCAGAACAACGCACAGATGTGAAGACAACTGCCTACGGCCAAAGCCCAGACCCTTCTCCATGGCAAAAACACATTCCTGTCCCAAACTCCAGACAACTAGCATTTAAGACTCCCAACAATAGGCCCGTGACACCTTTGGGCAGCAGGATGACATTTTAGTGGTGATGTTAGTGTGTGTATCTCCACCTTATGACTGGACCCCGTAATGCCAAAGCTAAAGCAGAAGAACCGCATCTCTGAAGACTTGCTGCCTATGGAGCTATATACAGCCCAGAAGTGGTAGGGAAATGCTTGAAGTGGAAGCTCTCAATAATCCATGAAATTGGGCAAATAATGAGGTAGGCTGGAAGAGGAGGTTGGttctcagcctttccccaccACTAAGAAGCCTCCCTGACAGAAAATGTATTCATATAGGAGGAAATAAttccaaaaagaaatacaatagcTGTCcagaacatttggaaaacagCAACATGATAGCAAGAGAAAATAGTGAATTACTATCATTGCTTCCAAATGCCTTGCTAAAGATACTAATTGAAAGTGGTTGATCATACAACTTGCATGACACACTTAGATGATTTCCGATGCTAAAATTTCTGTGTAACCGTTTTAGGAAGCTTATTTTTAGCTTTACAAATGATATAAAAATACTACCTAGAAGACAAAAATCTAATGATAATCAGTCCtatgaagaggagaaaacaatACTTGTCCTGAACCTTACATATCTTTTGGAGTGTGAATCTGTAGTTAAATTCTTCCTAATTGATTAAAGAAAATCCATGACAGCCATGACTTTACTTTCATTCCATGATTAAATACATATCATGCCTTCGTTAGCAAAAATTACAGATAGGAATAAAACAGATGCCCTAAACGCATCCTGCCAGAGTACTTGGCAATTAAAATTTGCTTGTATGAACTCCACCTGATGCCAAATTGGCTAAAAAAACGTCGTAGACTTTTTATTGAGGTTGTTATCATAAGTGTACTTCGACTCCTTTGTACTACTCCATCAAAAAACTCCTCTGTCTGAATTACTACTTACATTTCATAGCACTCCTGTCGGCTGCTGGAAGCCTGCTGGGCAGATGCAGTACATCGCACTACAATAGTCACCCAAATGATAACAAGACCATGGTTTTGGCACTCAAGCTGGGAACGCAAGCCTGACCAAATATGCAAAGAGCTATTCACTGGGACTAAACTTTCTCACCACTGGTGATAGACCATTCTTCCAGTGGAACCAGTATATCCCATTTTgcaaaaagatgtaaaatttaGCATTGCTACCTTGAAGATCACCAGATGAATCACAGAGGGCGGACTCACCACTGTGCAAATAATGCCTCATTTCCTACCCTGGGAAAGGACCATAAGTATTTCTTGACCCCTTAAAGATCTCCTGAACCCTGGAAACTAGGAGAAGTCTGGAAACTAGGAGAAGCAATTCTCTGATAAGCAAACATGACCTTGCCTGTGAAACAAAACCTGATTGCCTAATAGGGCCTCCTTGATGTTTGAAAGAACAAGTTGACTGTCACCTGCAAATGTGTCTGTCAAGGCATAAAGAAAACTCATTTTCCTACCTTTCAAGCAATAGTAGcgttctgaaaatacaaaacaacagaagaaataaaggCAAAGAAATTAAGCAAAAGGATCACAtgcagaggtttaaaaaaaaatttaaaaaaggaaaaaggaatggaTAGTTATGCTTTGAATTCTTTTGTATTTATGCAGCTAAAGTTTGTCCTGAGAAATTCACTGGAAAACATGGGGTCGTTGGCTCTTAAGACATTACTACATAGCAAATTAATAATGAAGGAGGCATATGTCACATGCTAGTGAGACTGTAACATCACACCTTTATATATTTATGAGATCAGTGAAAATAACTGACGAAGCATGCACACATTCAGgcaagtgagatttttaaaaacactccCTCCGTGGGAAAAGATTTGAGCTATATCAGCGGAGACAGAACTATGCTGAGTCTGAGAACCTctgaaaatctgaatttaaagcaCTAACTGGTCCTTTTTTGCAAGTGCTATGGCTTTTATATCCGTTTCCCCCCTTAACAGCTACATTCATATTCACCTAAGTAAAAAACAGAAGATCCAGCACTTACATTGCAAAAGCTTGTTGCTTATTACACCACACAACAGagaaatgagatttttgttttgtagaaTACCTTTGCCTCTATTGGTCACTGATTACCAATATGGAAATTAAATACCAGAGAATCTTTGTGTTCCAAACACAAATATCACTCAGTTATATTCGTGTCTGTATTTAGAACGCCTTATTTCTCTCTCACTTACAAACTTGCAGCTTCCCTAAAACAAGTGAGGTTGTAGCAAGGACAAAATTTACAGGCAAGTTATGCAAAGCTGAAATGTTTCTAGGGCAATGTTTTATAGTCCCTTAGAGTTCCATACAGAGTATTTTACTGTGTACTCAAAGAGCATTTATTTACACACGTGTCTGAGGTTTTCTGTCAGGTTTAAAGTTCAGACTTTTCTCAACTAATCTAATTTGTCCAAGATGGATGGCctcacttttttcctttggaaaaccaATGCTGTTACACTGTTTCCAATTCTTCCTCCAAAGCAAAACTTGGGTGTTGGCAGCTCCTCCAGAATTTCAAATCCTGccagacagaaattaaaatgcttttattagaAGGAAGTAATTTTATTCTCCTCTTGGATAACCCTTTGCAAACCATTCTTTATTCGTCTGGAAAGCTTGCAAGTCAGTCACTCTGTAAGTTTATAGGACTGTATTGTTACACTGCACCGCTGCTTTATACAGCTGAAACCCTTCCATGGATAATAAAAATCTTAGCTGGCTGACTCACACAAATTAATGGCAGAAAAGATGATAACTTGCCAGTAATTTTAGTTCCCCAGAAGGGACGGTTGTTTTAGATCCACACTGAGTTTCAAGCCTCAGGCATGAGATTCAGGAGCTAAccagcatgtaaaaaaaaacccttctgggTGGATCAGAAAGGTCGCTGAGGAGGTGACGTAAAAGGTCACGGTCACAGACTTGCCAGTTCCCCTAAACATGGGTAACAACGTTACCCTGATTTCAAAGCAATCGGATGGGTGAACTGGATCTGGTAATAAAGAACCGAAAGAGAAAAAGTATCACCCAGGTATACACTTTCCCAGTATAACTAGACTGAAATCCTCATCCTccaaaatacaacaaaacctGTCCTCCCTTGGCACTTTGGCACtggcaaatgcagaagctgtAATTCCTGAGGAAAACAGAGGGAAGACAGGCTGAAGCATTTACTAGTCCTTTTACCTTGTCTAATCCTGATCTGAGAAAGCCAACACACTAACACAGACATTAAAATTCACCCATCGCATCCTTGAACAACCATAATTTGGCAAATGGTTCTGTTCAATTGCTTACCTTCTCTGAACTCGTTCAACAGCTCCTCCTTGGTCCAGTTGCAAGACGTTATGAGGAAAAAGCCCTCTGGTTTCAATACACTGCAGAGAGATCTCACGTACTGCTTCCTCTTTCCCACCGCGTTATCAGGATTAAGGCTTATGGCATCAAAAGTCCCCTTGTCAATACAAATCTCAAATCCTGACAGCTCAGCTGATGGAGCGAGGAAGTCTTCTACCTAAACCAGAAGTCTACAACTGTGAAAACAATCTTCTTCTCAGGAGTTCCTGAATCTTTAAAGCAAaccaatactttaaaataaaaagcctcaAACCTATCAATATGTGTGCTTAGGAAAAGGTAACTCACAGGCTTTTCACACTTATAATGTCATGTCAGCTTCTTTCTTCTCTACGTATTATGTGATGATCTATTTGCTGTAAAGCCCATGTATACACCTACCCATCTAAAGCTCAAACTAACACACCTGAAGTTCATTCTTTAAATCAGTATTTGTACTTTGATCCCTGGTTTCCTAGGTGCTGCATGCtaagcactgtacaaacacagaagaatagACAGTGCCTGCCACAAAGAGATTACAACTGACATACAAGAACGGAGACATCATACAGGTACAGAGCTGGAGGATAAAACAGCATAGCAGAGAGAGAGCCCAGAATGAAAGGCAGTCAGAAAATCACAggatagctgaggttggaagggacctctggaggtcatctggtcccatcccctgctccagcagggcctCAAACTTCCTGCTGCACAGCTACTGGTAGGGATTCTGTCACTTAAGGATTTCATCCTCTATCTCAAATCCGCAATTCAGAATGTAGCAGTTAAAATACAGACTCGCCCAATGGCGATCTACTATTCTGCTCCCTGCTAGAAGCAGGGAAGTCTTGTTAGCCCTAATGACTATTagaaacgggaaaaaaaaaagaccaaaaatcttcttgtaaatacagatttatttggTTAAGAGTTCTCTCACAAATGAACGTCAAAAGACATCATTAATATAGTACACTGAGTACACCCAAGTATCAATTAGGTCATTTAATCTTGGGTTCAATTGCTTTCTATTTCCTCACTAAACTTTCTCTCAAAACTTACCTTTAATTTAATGTCAGAcatcccttctttctctcttactTTTTCTGAAAGTTGTATTGCAGAAGGAGAGTAATCAATCCCAGTGAGATTCGTGTAGCCAGACTTTGCctagaaagaaacagagaatctTAATCAGTGTGCTAGCAATTTTTTAATCCAACAAGTGTATTCCCTATCTATAATCCATCTCATCTCTCCTCCTcttcaggacaggaaaaaaacccaatttacTCAGTTTTATTCCTGTTACCATTACAAGAGCTAAATAGCTAGGGGAATGAGCTGAAATAACTCCATTCTGTCTAATACCTCATCAAAAGAACTGTTGACTGAAAGCTGGTTTATGTCAACAAGTGGAAAACTGAGCAGAACTGTGAAAAGTAACACCCTGGAGGGGAACAGGCT belongs to Harpia harpyja isolate bHarHar1 chromosome 10, bHarHar1 primary haplotype, whole genome shotgun sequence and includes:
- the EEF1AKMT2 gene encoding EEF1A lysine methyltransferase 2, coding for MAAVMAVAGERPGRPAGPGPGPGRGEEPFSPSVLGTREHWDAAYERELQTFQDIGDAGEIWFGEESMVRIIKWLEKQKVPHDSPVLDIGTGNGVLLIELAKSGYTNLTGIDYSPSAIQLSEKVREKEGMSDIKLKVEDFLAPSAELSGFEICIDKGTFDAISLNPDNAVGKRKQYVRSLCSVLKPEGFFLITSCNWTKEELLNEFREGFEILEELPTPKFCFGGRIGNSVTALVFQRKKVRPSILDKLD